From Plasmodium relictum strain SGS1 genome assembly, chromosome: 8, the proteins below share one genomic window:
- a CDS encoding diphthine synthase, putative has product MVLYIIGLGLGDEKDITIKGKEIIEKSDIVYLESYTSILFISKEDLEKFYKKKIYEVDRNFAEENCEEILSEAKNKIVSFLVVGDPLCATTHHDIILRAKKENIKVHIIHNTSIISAIGESGMQLYNFGQIVSIPFFEKDYKPTSFYDKIKINLYNNFHTLCLLDIKVKERTIENIMKNRNIYEPPRYMTINEAIEQLLYCEDIHKKNVITQNTMGIAIVRIGSNNQQIISGNLLTLKSLNYNKPLHSLIICAPKLHDIEKEYFDIHLHKN; this is encoded by the coding sequence ATGGTGTTGTATATTATTGGTTTAGGTTTAGGGGACGAGAAGGATATAACAATTAAAGGAAAAGAAATTATCGAAAAATCAGATATTGTTTATTTAGAATCATAtacttctattttatttatttcaaaagAAGATTTAGAaaagttttataaaaaaaaaatttatgaagtAGATAGAAATTTTGCTGAAGAAAATTGTGAAGAAATTTTAAGTGaagcaaaaaataaaatagtttCATTTTTAGTTGTGGGAGATCCTTTATGTGCTACTACCCATCATGATATTATTTTAAGAGCAAAAAAAGAGAACATTAAAGTACACATCATTCACAATACTTCTATTATCTCCGCTATTGGTGAAAGTGGAATGCAACTATATAATTTTGGTCAAATAGTGTCAATCcctttttttgaaaaagatTACAAGCCTACTAGCttttatgataaaattaaaattaatttatataataacttTCATACGTTATGCTTATTAGATATTAAAGTAAAAGAAAGAAcaatagaaaatattatgaaaaatagaAACATATATGAACCACCTAGATACATGACTATTAACGAAGCTATTGAACAACTTTTATACTGTGAAGATATTCATAAAAAGAATGTTATTACGCAAAATACTATGGGTATTGCTATAGTTAGAATAGGATCAAATAATCAACAAATTATATCAGGAAATTTATTGACATTAAAATCGTTGAATTATAACAAACCTTTACATTCCCTAATAATATGTGCACCTAAATTACAtgatatagaaaaagaatattttgaCATccatttacataaaaattaa